In one window of Echeneis naucrates chromosome 17, fEcheNa1.1, whole genome shotgun sequence DNA:
- the LOC115057777 gene encoding E3 ubiquitin/ISG15 ligase TRIM25-like isoform X1 codes for MMAQAGVVLDRDQFNCSICLDVLKDPVTIPCGHSYCSDCIQDYWDQDDYLGVFVCPQCRQNFSPRPALARSTMLADVVEKFKKTGLQDASTTSTASTQCLAEADDVECDVCAGRKNKAVRSCLVCLASYCDLHVQPHYESAAFKKHKLVSASKKLQDTICPRHDKLLEVYCRTDRQCICYLCLTDEHRGHDTVLAEQEIQLQQRQLSDMKQSSHLRIQLREKEAQELRQAIFSLIRSARTASEESDNIFTELIRSIELKRFEVRELIKAQEKMAISQAEQLMDKIQKEITELKKNEVELDKLSHTEDHIHFLQSCQSLQAPPVLSALPSVNVDPNLTFSPVMAAVSDFKVLLQEVCQGGFVNIYEKVRNVVIVSSSDAAAQTDTTQSDAASAVQIDAALVMPPPGLDQSPVSPLNPFFSQGPALPMFSFSPFAAKLSSGSRSRQLQRRSHPRRK; via the exons ATGATGGCCCAGGCCGGGGTGGTCCTGGACCGGGACCAGTTCAACTGCTCCATCTGTCTGGACGTGCTGAAGGACCCGGTGACGATCCCCTGCGGACACAGCTACTGCTCGGACTGCATCCAGGACTACTGGGACCAGGACGACTACCTGGGGGTCTTCGTCTGCCCGCAGTGCAGACAGAACTTCAGCCCGAGGCCGGCTCTGGCCCGGAGCACCATGCTGGCCGACGTGGTTGAGAAATTCAAAAAGACCGGACTCCAGGAcgcctccaccacctccaccgccTCCACCCAGTGCTTGGCCGAGGCGGACGACGTGGAGTGCGACGTCTGCGCCGGCAGGAAGAACAAGGCTGTCCGGTCCTGCCTGGTGTGTCTGGCCTCCTACTGCGACCTCCACGTCCAGCCCCACTACGAGTCGGCCGCCTTCAAGAAGCACAAGCTGGTGTCGGCCTCCAAGAAGCTCCAGGACACCATCTGCCCCCGACACGACAAGCTGCTGGAGGTCTACTGCCGCACCGACCGCCAGTGCATCTGCTACCTGTGTCTGACGGACGAGCACCGGGGACACGACACGGTGCTGGCCGAGCAGGagatccagctgcagcag AGACAGCTCAGTGACATGAAGCAGAGCTCTCATCTGAGAATCCAGCTCAGAGAAAAGGAGGCCCAGGAGCTGAGACAAGCCATCTTCTCCCTCATC CGTTCGGCTCGTACGGCATCAGAAGAAAGCGACAACATTTTCACTGAACTGATTCGCTCGATTGAGCTGAAGCGTTTCGAGGTGAGGGAGCTGATCAAAGCGCAGGAGAAGATGGCCATCAGTCAGGCTGAGCAGCTGATGGACAAAATCCAGAAGGAGATCACTGAGCTCAAAAAGAATGAGGTTGAGTTGGACAAACTCTCCCACACCGAGGACCACATCCATTTCCTCCAG AGTTGTCAGTCTCTCCAGGCTCCACCTGTGCTGTCAGCTTTGCCTTCAGTCAACGTTGACCCCAACCTGACCTTCAGCCCCGTGATGGCAGCTGTGTCAGACTTTAAAGTCCTGTTGCAGGAAGTCTGCCAGGGAGGATTTGTCAACATCTATGAGAAAG TGAGAAACGTAGTGATTGTGAGTTCTTCAGAtgctgctgcacagacagacacaacgCAGTCTGATGCTGCGTCAGCCGTACAGATTGATGCCGCGCTGG TGATGCCTCCACCTGGTTTAGACCAAAGTCCTGTCAGTCCTCTCAACCCATTCTTCTCACAGGGACCTGCTCTGCCCATGTTTTCCTTCTCACCATTTG CAGCCAAACTCTCCTCAGGATCCAGATCGAGGCAGCTTCAGCGCCGCAGTCACCCCAGGAGGAAATAG
- the LOC115057777 gene encoding E3 ubiquitin/ISG15 ligase TRIM25-like isoform X2, which yields MMAQAGVVLDRDQFNCSICLDVLKDPVTIPCGHSYCSDCIQDYWDQDDYLGVFVCPQCRQNFSPRPALARSTMLADVVEKFKKTGLQDASTTSTASTQCLAEADDVECDVCAGRKNKAVRSCLVCLASYCDLHVQPHYESAAFKKHKLVSASKKLQDTICPRHDKLLEVYCRTDRQCICYLCLTDEHRGHDTVLAEQEIQLQQRQLSDMKQSSHLRIQLREKEAQELRQAIFSLIRSARTASEESDNIFTELIRSIELKRFEVRELIKAQEKMAISQAEQLMDKIQKEITELKKNEVELDKLSHTEDHIHFLQSCQSLQAPPVLSALPSVNVDPNLTFSPVMAAVSDFKVLLQEVCQGGFVNIYEKVRNVVIVSSSDAAAQTDTTQSDAASAVQIDAALVMPPPGLDQSPVSPLNPFFSQGPALPMFSFSPFAKLSSGSRSRQLQRRSHPRRK from the exons ATGATGGCCCAGGCCGGGGTGGTCCTGGACCGGGACCAGTTCAACTGCTCCATCTGTCTGGACGTGCTGAAGGACCCGGTGACGATCCCCTGCGGACACAGCTACTGCTCGGACTGCATCCAGGACTACTGGGACCAGGACGACTACCTGGGGGTCTTCGTCTGCCCGCAGTGCAGACAGAACTTCAGCCCGAGGCCGGCTCTGGCCCGGAGCACCATGCTGGCCGACGTGGTTGAGAAATTCAAAAAGACCGGACTCCAGGAcgcctccaccacctccaccgccTCCACCCAGTGCTTGGCCGAGGCGGACGACGTGGAGTGCGACGTCTGCGCCGGCAGGAAGAACAAGGCTGTCCGGTCCTGCCTGGTGTGTCTGGCCTCCTACTGCGACCTCCACGTCCAGCCCCACTACGAGTCGGCCGCCTTCAAGAAGCACAAGCTGGTGTCGGCCTCCAAGAAGCTCCAGGACACCATCTGCCCCCGACACGACAAGCTGCTGGAGGTCTACTGCCGCACCGACCGCCAGTGCATCTGCTACCTGTGTCTGACGGACGAGCACCGGGGACACGACACGGTGCTGGCCGAGCAGGagatccagctgcagcag AGACAGCTCAGTGACATGAAGCAGAGCTCTCATCTGAGAATCCAGCTCAGAGAAAAGGAGGCCCAGGAGCTGAGACAAGCCATCTTCTCCCTCATC CGTTCGGCTCGTACGGCATCAGAAGAAAGCGACAACATTTTCACTGAACTGATTCGCTCGATTGAGCTGAAGCGTTTCGAGGTGAGGGAGCTGATCAAAGCGCAGGAGAAGATGGCCATCAGTCAGGCTGAGCAGCTGATGGACAAAATCCAGAAGGAGATCACTGAGCTCAAAAAGAATGAGGTTGAGTTGGACAAACTCTCCCACACCGAGGACCACATCCATTTCCTCCAG AGTTGTCAGTCTCTCCAGGCTCCACCTGTGCTGTCAGCTTTGCCTTCAGTCAACGTTGACCCCAACCTGACCTTCAGCCCCGTGATGGCAGCTGTGTCAGACTTTAAAGTCCTGTTGCAGGAAGTCTGCCAGGGAGGATTTGTCAACATCTATGAGAAAG TGAGAAACGTAGTGATTGTGAGTTCTTCAGAtgctgctgcacagacagacacaacgCAGTCTGATGCTGCGTCAGCCGTACAGATTGATGCCGCGCTGG TGATGCCTCCACCTGGTTTAGACCAAAGTCCTGTCAGTCCTCTCAACCCATTCTTCTCACAGGGACCTGCTCTGCCCATGTTTTCCTTCTCACCATTTG CCAAACTCTCCTCAGGATCCAGATCGAGGCAGCTTCAGCGCCGCAGTCACCCCAGGAGGAAATAG
- the LOC115057776 gene encoding E3 ubiquitin/ISG15 ligase TRIM25-like isoform X1, which produces MAAATISVDQEQFCCSVCLETLRDPVTIPCGHSYCLDCIEDYWNRTKQKGQYSCPQCRQVFNPKPLLSRNTVLGELLEKFQKSRFQASAQQPETPDEVKCSVCTLRKSKAAKSCLVCSESYCVPHLKVHEERFHGKAHQLIPASDHLKEKLCPEHDKVLRLYCRTEQQCVCSQCVKDRHKGHEAVPVAEERATQQKKLQETSLKSVQKWKDTEKELRYIIKYIKHSADAVVEESERIFSRLIRSIEKQSCEVKELIRVQERAAVSQAEEQLEKIQREAAAARRMDAELEKFCRTQDHIHFLQNCRSIYFHVKTPEMPSTDAPQYLMYKTMRASLADLKSSLDETLEREFNRISEKVLIMKEACNKSSSEKSKAKDADVPYNSELKTRADFLQYYNDLTLDPNTANPYLCFSDSRRGVTTRLEPQPFPDHPDRFTSWAQVLCRAGMAGRCYWEVEWTGNGGVSVGVCYKHMSRSGGGSDSKLGHNSKSWSLDCSYAGCTFQHNKESVTIAAPNCSRIGVYLDLRAGTLSFYNVADAMVLLHKVKTTFTQPVYAGFWVGLGSTLKLCSL; this is translated from the exons ATGGCAGCAGCAACTATCTCCGTAGACCAGGAGCAGTTTTGTTGTTCAGTGTGTCTGGAAACTTTGAGGGACCCAGTCACCATCCCCTGTGGACACAGTTATTGTCTGGACTGTATTGAAGACTACTGGAACAGGACCAAGCAGAAAGGCCAGTACAGCTGCCCTCAATGCCGGCAGGTGTTTAATCCAAAACCTCTGCTGAGTAGAAACACTGTTCTTGGGGAATTACTGGAAAAGTTTCAAAAAAGCAGGTTCCAGGCTTCGGCTCAGCAGCCAGAGACGCCTGATGAAGTGAAATGCAGTGTTTGCACGCTGAGAAAGAGCAAAGCTGCCAAATCCTGCCTTGTGTGCTCGGAGTCTTACTGTGTGCCTCATTTAAAAGTCCACGAAGAGCGTTTTCATGGGAAGGCCCATCAACTGATCCCAGCTTCAGATCATCTGAAAGAGAAGCTTTGCCCAGAGCATGACAAAGTCCTGAGGCTGTACTGTCGCACTGAGCAGCAGTGTGTTTGCTCACAGTGtgtgaaagacagacacaaaggcCATGAAGCAGTTCCAGTGGCGGAGgagagagcaacacaacag AAAAAACTCCAGGAGACCTCTTTGAAATCTGTGCAGAAATGGAAGGACACGGAAAAGGAACTTCGTTACATTATCAAATACATCAAG CACTCGGCAGATGCAGTGGTGGAGGAGAGCGAGAGGATTTTCTCCCGGCTGATCCGCTCCATAGAGAAACAAAGCTGTGAGGTGAAGGAGCTGATCCGAGTCCAGGAGAGAGCCGCCGTCAGTCAAGCcgaggagcagctggagaagaTACAGAGGGAGGCGGCTGCAGCGAGGAGGATGGATGCTGAGCTGGAGAAGTTCTGTCGCACCCAGGATCACATCCACTTCCTCCAG AACTGCAGATCTATTTATTTCCATGTAAAGACGCCCGAGATGCCCAGCACTGATGCACCTCAATATTTAATGTACAAAACCATGAGAGCGTCCCTGGCTGATCTGAAGAGTAGCCTGGATGAAACACTCGAAAGAGAGTTCAACCGAATCTCCGAAAAGG tGCTCATAATGAAGGAAGCCTGCAATAAAAGCTCCTCTGAGAAGAGTAAAG CCAAAGATGCTGACGTACCGTACAACTCTGAACTGAAGACAAGAGCTGACTTCCTACAAT ATTACAACGATTTGACcctggatccaaacacagccAACCCTTACTTGTGCTTCTCTGACAGTCGGAGGGGGGTTACCACACGTTTGGAGCCACAACCCTTCCCAGACCACCCGGACCGCTTCACCAGCTGGGCCCAGGTGCTGTGTAGAGCTGGGATGGCCGGGCGGTgctactgggaggtggagtggactGGAAACGGAGGGGTCTCCGTCGGTGTCTGCTACAAGCACATGAGCAGAAGTGGAGGAGGGAGCGACAGCAAGCTGGGACACAACTCCAAATCCTGGAGCCTGGACTGCTCATACGCAGGCTGCACgtttcagcacaacaaagaGAGTGTGACCATCGCAGCTCCCAACTGCAGCAGGATAGGAGTGTATCTGGACCTCAGAGCGGGGACGTTGTCCTTCTACAATGTTGCCGATGCAATGGTTTTACTCCACAAAGTAAAGACCACGTTCACTCAGCCCGTATATGCAGGATTTTGGGTGGGATTGGGTTCTACCTTGAAACTGTGCTCTCTTTAA
- the LOC115057776 gene encoding E3 ubiquitin-protein ligase TRIM47-like isoform X2 — protein MAAATISVDQEQFCCSVCLETLRDPVTIPCGHSYCLDCIEDYWNRTKQKGQYSCPQCRQVFNPKPLLSRNTVLGELLEKFQKSRFQASAQQPETPDEVKCSVCTLRKSKAAKSCLVCSESYCVPHLKVHEERFHGKAHQLIPASDHLKEKLCPEHDKVLRLYCRTEQQCVCSQCVKDRHKGHEAVPVAEERATQQKKLQETSLKSVQKWKDTEKELRYIIKYIKHSADAVVEESERIFSRLIRSIEKQSCEVKELIRVQERAAVSQAEEQLEKIQREAAAARRMDAELEKFCRTQDHIHFLQNCRSIYFHVKTPEMPSTDAPQYLMYKTMRASLADLKSSLDETLEREFNRISEKVLIMKEACNKSSSEKSKAKDADVPYNSELKTRADFLQFGGGLPHVWSHNPSQTTRTASPAGPRCCVELGWPGGATGRWSGLETEGSPSVSATST, from the exons ATGGCAGCAGCAACTATCTCCGTAGACCAGGAGCAGTTTTGTTGTTCAGTGTGTCTGGAAACTTTGAGGGACCCAGTCACCATCCCCTGTGGACACAGTTATTGTCTGGACTGTATTGAAGACTACTGGAACAGGACCAAGCAGAAAGGCCAGTACAGCTGCCCTCAATGCCGGCAGGTGTTTAATCCAAAACCTCTGCTGAGTAGAAACACTGTTCTTGGGGAATTACTGGAAAAGTTTCAAAAAAGCAGGTTCCAGGCTTCGGCTCAGCAGCCAGAGACGCCTGATGAAGTGAAATGCAGTGTTTGCACGCTGAGAAAGAGCAAAGCTGCCAAATCCTGCCTTGTGTGCTCGGAGTCTTACTGTGTGCCTCATTTAAAAGTCCACGAAGAGCGTTTTCATGGGAAGGCCCATCAACTGATCCCAGCTTCAGATCATCTGAAAGAGAAGCTTTGCCCAGAGCATGACAAAGTCCTGAGGCTGTACTGTCGCACTGAGCAGCAGTGTGTTTGCTCACAGTGtgtgaaagacagacacaaaggcCATGAAGCAGTTCCAGTGGCGGAGgagagagcaacacaacag AAAAAACTCCAGGAGACCTCTTTGAAATCTGTGCAGAAATGGAAGGACACGGAAAAGGAACTTCGTTACATTATCAAATACATCAAG CACTCGGCAGATGCAGTGGTGGAGGAGAGCGAGAGGATTTTCTCCCGGCTGATCCGCTCCATAGAGAAACAAAGCTGTGAGGTGAAGGAGCTGATCCGAGTCCAGGAGAGAGCCGCCGTCAGTCAAGCcgaggagcagctggagaagaTACAGAGGGAGGCGGCTGCAGCGAGGAGGATGGATGCTGAGCTGGAGAAGTTCTGTCGCACCCAGGATCACATCCACTTCCTCCAG AACTGCAGATCTATTTATTTCCATGTAAAGACGCCCGAGATGCCCAGCACTGATGCACCTCAATATTTAATGTACAAAACCATGAGAGCGTCCCTGGCTGATCTGAAGAGTAGCCTGGATGAAACACTCGAAAGAGAGTTCAACCGAATCTCCGAAAAGG tGCTCATAATGAAGGAAGCCTGCAATAAAAGCTCCTCTGAGAAGAGTAAAG CCAAAGATGCTGACGTACCGTACAACTCTGAACTGAAGACAAGAGCTGACTTCCTACAAT TCGGAGGGGGGTTACCACACGTTTGGAGCCACAACCCTTCCCAGACCACCCGGACCGCTTCACCAGCTGGGCCCAGGTGCTGTGTAGAGCTGGGATGGCCGGGCGGTgctactgggaggtggagtggactGGAAACGGAGGGGTCTCCGTCGGTGTCTGCTACAAGCACATGA
- the eef1da gene encoding eukaryotic translation elongation factor 1 delta a (guanine nucleotide exchange protein) isoform X2, with protein sequence MSGVQCLSAENIWFDKQRYDEAEKRFYEGVNGPTTQQQQSSSHAGGEQELVSRMKSLELENQTLHKVVADMRTALQKLESRVAMLEKTPAPAAVPCAKAAPVQAAPLKQVKVENGGGDDDDDDDIDLFGSDEEDEEAERLKQERLDAYAAKKAKKPTLIAKSSILLDVKPWDDETDMAKLEECVRSVQMDGLLWGASKLVPVGYGIKKLQISCVVEDDKVGTDILEEEITKFEDFVQSVDVAAFNKI encoded by the exons ATGAGTGGAGTGCAGTGTCTCAGCGCAGAGAACATCTGGTTCGACAAACAACGCTATGATGAGGCAGAGAAGCGTTTCTATGAGGGTGTCAACGGCCCCaccacacaacagcagcag tcaTCCTCACATgcaggaggagagcaggagctGGTTTCACGGATGAAGAGCCTGGAGCTGGAGAACCAGACTCTGCACAAAG TGGTGGCGGACATGAGGACAGCCCTCCAGAAGCTGGAGTCCAGAGTGGCCATGCTGGAGAAGACGCCTGCACCTGCAGCCGTACCTTGTGCGAAG GCTGCACCAGTCCAGGCTGCTCCACTCAAACAGGTGAAGGTGGAAAATGGTGGCGGCGACgacgatgacgacgacgacATCGATCTGTTCGGCAgtgatgaggaagatgaggaggcaGAACGCCTCAAGCAGGAGCGCTTGGATGCTTATGCAGCCAAGAAGGCCAAGAAACCCACCCTCATTGCCAAGTCATCGATCCTTTTGGATGTCAAGCCG tggGACGATGAGACAGATATGGCGAAGCTGGAGGAGTGTGTGCGTTCAGTGCAGATGGATGGGCTCCTGTGGGGAGCGTCCAAACTGGTGCCAGTCGGCTACGGCATCAAGAAGCTGCAGATCAGTTGCGTGGTTGAGGACGACAAAGTTGGTACCGACATCCTGGAAGAGGAGATCACCAAGTTTGAGGACTTT GTTCAGAGTGTAGATGTTGCTGCCTTCAATAAGATCTAA
- the eef1da gene encoding eukaryotic translation elongation factor 1 delta a (guanine nucleotide exchange protein) isoform X1: protein MSGVQCLSAENIWFDKQRYDEAEKRFYEGVNGPTTQQQQAKTSLQQAKGRQQKRQHRNSSSHAGGEQELVSRMKSLELENQTLHKVVADMRTALQKLESRVAMLEKTPAPAAVPCAKAAPVQAAPLKQVKVENGGGDDDDDDDIDLFGSDEEDEEAERLKQERLDAYAAKKAKKPTLIAKSSILLDVKPWDDETDMAKLEECVRSVQMDGLLWGASKLVPVGYGIKKLQISCVVEDDKVGTDILEEEITKFEDFVQSVDVAAFNKI, encoded by the exons ATGAGTGGAGTGCAGTGTCTCAGCGCAGAGAACATCTGGTTCGACAAACAACGCTATGATGAGGCAGAGAAGCGTTTCTATGAGGGTGTCAACGGCCCCaccacacaacagcagcag GCCAAAACATCCCTGCAGCAGGCCAAAGGGCGCCAGCAGAAACGACAGCACAGAAAC tcaTCCTCACATgcaggaggagagcaggagctGGTTTCACGGATGAAGAGCCTGGAGCTGGAGAACCAGACTCTGCACAAAG TGGTGGCGGACATGAGGACAGCCCTCCAGAAGCTGGAGTCCAGAGTGGCCATGCTGGAGAAGACGCCTGCACCTGCAGCCGTACCTTGTGCGAAG GCTGCACCAGTCCAGGCTGCTCCACTCAAACAGGTGAAGGTGGAAAATGGTGGCGGCGACgacgatgacgacgacgacATCGATCTGTTCGGCAgtgatgaggaagatgaggaggcaGAACGCCTCAAGCAGGAGCGCTTGGATGCTTATGCAGCCAAGAAGGCCAAGAAACCCACCCTCATTGCCAAGTCATCGATCCTTTTGGATGTCAAGCCG tggGACGATGAGACAGATATGGCGAAGCTGGAGGAGTGTGTGCGTTCAGTGCAGATGGATGGGCTCCTGTGGGGAGCGTCCAAACTGGTGCCAGTCGGCTACGGCATCAAGAAGCTGCAGATCAGTTGCGTGGTTGAGGACGACAAAGTTGGTACCGACATCCTGGAAGAGGAGATCACCAAGTTTGAGGACTTT GTTCAGAGTGTAGATGTTGCTGCCTTCAATAAGATCTAA